The following proteins are encoded in a genomic region of Drosophila bipectinata strain 14024-0381.07 chromosome XL, DbipHiC1v2, whole genome shotgun sequence:
- the sdk gene encoding protein sidekick isoform X4 translates to MHGRQRRSAASSLRSKATTKTTIIPRRRRRTTTTTTTTSQQATKVTLLLLLLWNLDSCSCYAESSPQTQQLISQQQLQAPRFTTHPSSSGSIVSEGSTKILQCHALGYPQPMYRWLKDGVPVGDFSSSQFYRFHSTRREDAGSYQCIARNDAGSILSEKSDVVVAYMGVFENTTEGRLTVTSGHPAVFDMPAIDSVPTPSVMWQSEDGPLNYDIKYAFTQANQLIILSAGEGDRRGYRARATNTQLGKEESSAYVHLNVSGDPFVEVAPEIIVRPQDVKVKLGTGVVELQCIANARPLHELETLWLKDGLAVETAGVRHTLNDPWNRTLALLQANSSHSGEYTCQVRLRSGGYPPVSASARLQILEPPVFFTPMRAETFGEFGGQVQLPCDVVGEPTPQVRWFRNAESVDAHIESGRYALSTDNTLVIKKLVLDDAAMFQCLASNEAGENSASTWLRVKTDTAKKRVKRLAQPRILRVRASHAGLGSGSGSGAERGSGSGSGTGTIGKRKDFRFASAPVLEQPPQNVTALDGKDATISCRAVGSPNPNITWIYNETQLVEISSRVQILESGDLLISNIRPTDAGLYICVRANEAGSVKGEAFLSVLVRTQIIQPPVDTTVLLGLTATLQCKVSSDPSVPYNIDWYREGQAAPISNSQRVGVQADGQLEIQAVRASDVGSYACVVTSPGGNETRAARLSVIELPFPPSNVKVERLPEPLQRSINVSWTPGFDGNSPISQFIIQRREVSELEKFVGPVPDPLLNWITELSNVSAEQRWILLENLKAATVYQFRVSAVNRVGEGSPSEPSNVVELPQEAPSGPPVGFVGSARSMSEIITQWQPPLEEHRNGQILGYILRYRLFGYNNVPWSYQNITNEAQRNFLIQELITWKDYIVQIAAYNNMGVGVYTEGSKIKTKEGVPEAPPTKVRVQALNSTAARVSWIPPNPQQINGINQGYKIQAWQRRDIDGEWRDFEKRMMTVPPSLIDPLAEQTAVLGGLEKFAEYNVSVLCFTDPGDGVASQQVPVKTLDDVPDEVTALHFDDVSDRSVKVLWAPPRFSNGILTGYTVRYQVKDRPDTMKAVNLTAEDTELTVEQLQATTHYWFEICAWTRVGSGAPKSATIQSGVEPVLPHAPTNLALSNIEAFSVVLQFTPGFDGNSSITKWKVEGQTARNMTWFTICEINDPDAETLTVTGLMPFTQYRLRLSATNVVGSSRPSDATKDFQTIQARPKHAPFNVTVRAMSAQQLRVRWIPLQQTEWYGNPRGYNISYKPLEKTPGAVRGVPRSVVIEDHTANSHVLEGLEEWTVYEVRMNACNDVGCSRESGTAVERTREATPSYGPLDVQANATSSTTVVVRWGEVPKQHRNGQIDGYKVFYAAADRAGQPVLHKTIPSNSTFTTTLTELKKFVVYHVQVLAYTRLGNGALSAPPIRVQTFEDTPGVPSNVSFPDVTLTMARIIWDDPIDPNGEIQAYQVTYTLNGSANLNYSREFPPSDRTFRATQLLPEKYYSFSVTAQTRLGWGKTATALVYTTNNRERPQAPSVPQVSRSQIQAHQITFSWTPGRDGFAPLRYYTVEMRENEGRWQPLPERVDPLLSSYTALGLRPHTTYQFRIQATNDLGPSAFSRESVVVRTLPAAPAVGVGGLKVVPITTTSVRVQWSALETGMWNGDAATGGYRILYQQLSDFPTALQSTPKTDVLGINVNSVVLADLQQDRNYEIVVLPFNSQGPGPATPPAAVYVGEAVPTGEPRAVDAAPISSTEVRLLWKPPKQSMQNGDILGYKIFYLVTYSPQALEPGRKWEEEIEVVSATATSHSLVFLDKFTEYRIQLLAFNPAGDGPRSAPITVKTLPGVPSAPLNLRFADITMQSLEVTWDPPKFLNGEILGYLVTYETTEENEKFSKQVKQKVSNTTLRVQNLEEEVTYTFTVRAQTTVDYGPGVSENVTTGPQDGSPVAPRDLILTKTLSSVEMHWINGPSGRGPILGYLIEAKKRDDSRWTKIEQTKKGMMQDFTVSYHILMPSTAYTFRVIAYNRYGISFPVYSKDSILTPSKLHLEYGYLQHKPFYRQTWFMVSLAATSIVIIVMVIAVLCVKSKSYKYKQEAQKTLEESMAMSIDERQELALELYRSRHGVGTGTLNSVGTLRSGTLGTLGRKSTHRPPPNVQLGKSPPRPSPASVAYHSDEESLKCYDENPDDSSVTEKPSEVSSSEASQHSESENESVRSDPHSFVNHYANVNDSLRQSWKKTKPVRNYSSYTDSEPEGSAVMSLNGGQIIVNNMARSRAPLPGFSSFV, encoded by the exons GATACCCGCAACCCATGTACCGTTGGCTCAAGGACGGCGTGCCAGTGGGCGACTTCTCGTCCAGCCAGTTCTACCGCTTCCACAGTACGCGGCGCGAGGATGCGGGCAGCTACCAGTGCATCGCCAGGAACGATGCCGGATCCATATTGAGCGAGAAGAGCGATGTTGTGGTGGCCT ATATGGGCGTCTTTGAGAATACCACCGAGGGACGGCTGACGGTGACCAGCGGCCATCCGGCGGTCTTCGATATGCCGGCCATAGACTCGGTGCCGACGCCCTCGGTGATGTGGCAGTCGGAGGACGGGCCCCTCAACTACGACATCAAGTACGCCTTCACCCAGGCCAACCAGCTGATCATCCTGAGCGCCGGCGAGGGCGACCGGCGGGGCTACCGCGCCCGGGCCACCAACACCCAGCTGGGCAAGGAGGAGAGCAGCGCCTATGTCCATCTGAACGTGAGCGGTGACCCGTTCGTGGAGGTGGCGCCCGAGATCATTGTACGGCCGCAGGACGTCAAGGTCAAACTGGGCACCGGCGTCGTCGAGCTGCAGTGCATCGCCAATGCCCGGCCCCTGCACGAGCTGGAGACTCTCTGGCTGAAGGACGGCCTGGCCGTGGAGACCGCCGGCGTCCGGCACACCCTCAACGACCCTTGGAACCGCACCCTGGCCCTCCTGCAGGCCAACAGCTCCCATTCCGGAGAGTACACCTGCCAGGTGCGGCTGCGCAGCGGCGGCTATCCGCCAGTGAGCGCCTCGGCCCGCCTACAGATCCTCGAGCCGCCCGTCTTCTTCACGCCGATGCGGGCGGAGACGTTCGGGGAGTTTGGCGGACAGGTGCAGCTGCCCTGCGACGTGGTGGGCGAGCCCACGCCCCAGGTCCGGTGGTTCCGGAACGCAGAGTCGGTGGACGCCCACATCGAAAGCGGAAG ATATGCACTGAGCACGGACAACACCCTGGTGATCAAGAAGCTGGTCCTGGACGACGCCGCCATGTTCCAGTGCCTGGCGAGCAACGAGGCCGGCGAGAACTCGGCCAGCACCTGGCTGCGCGTGAAAA CAGACACCGCCAAGAAACGCGTCAAACGCCTGGCCCAGCCCCGTATCCTCAGGGTAAGAGCTTCGCATGCTGGCTTGGGATCGGGATCGGGATCGGGAGCGGAAAGGGGCTCGGGCTCAGGATCGGGAACTGGTACCATTGGTAAACGCAAGGACTTCCGCTTTG CCTCGGCCCCCGTGCTGGAGCAGCCGCCGCAGAATGTGACCGCCCTGGACGGTAAGGACGCAACGATATCTTGCCGGGCCGTGGGATCCCCCAATCCGAACATCACCTGGATATACAACG AAACCCAACTGGTGGAGATCTCCAGCCGGGTGCAGATACTCGAATCCGGTGACCTGCTCATCTCGAACATCCGCCCCACCGACGCCGGGCTGTACATCTGTGTGCGGGCCAACGAGGCGGGCAGCGTCAAGGGCGAGGCCTTCCTGAGTGTACTGG TGCGGACACAAATCATCCAGCCGCCGGTGGACACAACGGTGCTACTAGGACTCACCGCCACGCTGCAGTGCAAGGTGTCGAGCGACCCCAGTGTCCCGTACAATATCGACTGGTACCGCGAGGGTCAGGCGGCGCCCATCAGCAACTCCCAGCGGGTCGGGGTGCAGGCCGACGGCCAGCTGGAGATCCAGGCGGTGCGAGCCAGCGATGTGGGCAGCTACGCCTGCGTGGTGACCTCCCCCGGCGGTAACGAGACCCGGGCCGCCCGACTGAGCGTCATCGAGCTGCCGTTCCCGCCCAGCAACGTGAAGGTGGAACGCCTGCCGGAGCCACTCCAACGCAGCATCAACGTGTCCTGGACACCCGGCTTCGATGGCAACAGTCCCATATCCCAATTTATTATCCAGCGACGTGAGGTCTCCGAATTGG AAAAATTCGTAGGTCCAGTGCCAGATCCACTCCTCAACTGGATCACCGAGCTGAGCAACGTCTCCGCCGAACAGCGATGGATCCTCCTGGAGAACCTCAAGGCGGCCACCGTCTACCAGTTTCGGGTCAGCGCCGTGAACCGAGTCGGTGAGGGTTCGCCCTCGGAGCCCAGCAACGTCGTCGAACTGCCCCAGGAGG CTCCCTCGGGACCGCCCGTGGGATTCGTTGGCTCCGCCCGGTCCATGTCGGAGATCATCACCCAGTGGCAGCCGCCTTTGGAGGAGCACCGCAACGGCCAGATCCTGGGCTACATCCTGCGCTACCGACTCTTTGGGTACAATAATGTGCCGTGGTCCTACCAGAACATCACCAACGAGGCGCAGCGCAACTTCCTCATCCAGGAGCTGATCACCTGGAAGGACTACATCGTCCAGATCGCCGCCTACAACAATATGGGCGTGGGCGTCTACACCGAGGGCTCCAAGATCAAGACCAAGGAGGGCGTACCCGAGGCCCCGCCCACGAAGGTGCGGGTCCAGGCGCTCAACTCCACGGCGGCCAGGGTAAGCTGGATTCCGCCCAATCCGCAGCAGATCAACGGCATCAACCAGGGGTACAAGATCCAGGCCTGGCAGCGTCGGGACATCGACGGCGAGTGGCGGGACTTTGAGAAGCGAATGATGACGGTGCCGCCCAGCCTGATAGACCCGCTGGCGGAGCAGACCGCCGTGCTGGGCGGCCTGGAGAAGTTCGCCGAGTACAATGTCAGTGTGCTCTGCTTCACGGATCCCGGCGACGGCGTGGCCAGCCAGCAGGTGCCGGTAAAGACCCTGGACGATGTACCGGACGAGGTGACGGCCCTGCACTTCGACGATGTGTCGGACCGGTCGGTGAAGGTGCTGTGGGCACCGCCACGCTTCTCCAACGGCATCCTCACGGGCTACACGGTGCGCTACCAGGTGAAGGACCGCCCGGATACGATGAAGGCGGTCAACCTGACGGCTGAGGACACGGAGCTGACGGTGGAGCAGCTGCAGGCCACGACCCACTACTGGTTCGAGATCTGCGCCTGGACGCGGGTGGGCAGCGGCGCACCCAAATCGGCCACCATTCAGTCCGGGGTGGAGCCCGTCCTGCCCCACGCCCCGACCAACCTGGCCCTCTCCAACATCGAGGCCTTCTCGGTGGTGCTCCAGTTCACGCCCGGCTTCGACGGCAACTCCAGCATCACCAAGTGGAAGGTGGAGGGCCAGACGGCGCGCAACATGACCTGGTTCACCATCTGCGAGATCAACGACCCCGACGCGGAGACCCTCACGGTCACCGGCCTGATGCCGTTCACCCAGTACCGCCTGCGCCTCAGCGCCACCAACGTGGTGGGCAGCTCACGGCCCTCGGACGCCACCAAGGACTTCCAGACCATCCAGGCCAGGCCCAAGCATGCTCCCTTCAACGTCACGGTCCGGGCGATGAGTGCCCAGCAGCTGCGGGTGCGGTGGATTCCCCTCCAGCAGACGGAGTGGTACGGCAACCCGCGCGGCTACAACATCTCCTACAAGCCACTGGAGAAGACACCCGGCGCCGTTCGGGGCGTGCCCCGTTCGGTGGTGATCGAGGACCACACGGCCAACTCGCACGTCCTGGAGGGCCTCGAGGAGTGGACCGTGTACGAGGTGCGGATGAACGCCTGCAACGATGTGGGCTGCTCCCGGGAGAGCGGCACTGCCGTGGAAAGGACTCGCGAGGCGACGCCCAGCTACGGGCCCCTGGACGTGCAGGCGAACGCCACCTCTTCCACCACGGTGGTGGTGCGCTGGGGCGAGGTGCCCAAGCAGCACCGCAACGGCCAGATCGACGGCTATAAGGTGTTCTATGCCGCCGCGGACCGCGCCGGCCAGCCGGTGCTCCATAAGACCATCCCCAGCAACTCGACCTTCACCACCACGCTGACGGAGCTGAAGAAGTTCGTCGTCTACCACGTCCAGGTGCTGGCCTACACGCGCCTGGGCAACGGCGCCCTCAGCGCCCCGCCCATCCGGGTGCAGACCTTCGAGGACACCCCCGGCGTTCCGTCGAACGTCAGCTTCCCGGACGTCACCCTGACCATGGCGCGCATTATCTGGGACGACCCGATAGACCCCAACGGCGAGATCCAGGCCTACCAGGTCACCTACACCCTGAACGGCAGCGCCAACCTCAACTACAGCCGCGAGTTCCCGCCCTCGGACCGCACCTTCCGGGCCACCCAGCTGCTGCCGGAGAAGTACTACAGCTTCAGCGTGACGGCCCAGACCCGGCTCGGCTGGGGCAAGACAGCCACCGCCCTCGTGTACACCACCAACAACCGGGAGCGACCCCAGGCGCCATCCGTGCCTCAGGTGTCGCGCAGCCAGATCCAGGCCCACCAGATCACCTTCAGCTGGACGCCAGGGCGGGACGGGTTCGCCCCGCTCCGCTACTACACGGTGGAGATGCGCGAGAACGAGGGCCGCTGGCAGCCGCTGCCCGAGCGCGTCGACCCCCTGCTGAGCTCCTACACGGCCCTCGGCCTGCGCCCCCACACCACCTACCAGTTCCGCATCCAGGCCACCAACGACCTGGGACCCTCGGCCTTCAGTCGCGAGAGCGTGGTGGTGCGGACCCTGCCGGCGGCACCCGCCGTCGGAGTGGGCGGTCTGAAGGTGGTGCCCATCACCACCACCTCGGTGCGGGTGCAGTGGAGCGCCCTGGAGACGGGCATGTGGAACGGTGATGCTGCCACCGGTGGCTACCGGATCCTCTACCAGCAGCTCTCCGACTTTCCCACCGCCCTGCAGTCCACCCCCAAGACGGACGTGCTGGGCATCAACGTGAACAGCGTGGTGCTCGCCGACCTCCAGCAGGACCGCAACTACGAGATCGTGGTGCTGCCCTTCAACTCCCAGGGCCCCGGTCCGGCCACTCCGCCGGCGGCGGTTTACGTGGGCGAGGCAGTGCCCACCGGAGAGCCCCGCGCCGTGGACGCCGCACCCATTTCCAGCACCGAGGTGCGCCTGCTGTGGAAGCCCCCGAAGCAGAGCATGCAGAACGGCGACATCCTGGGCTACAAGATCTTCTACCTGGTGACCTACTCGCCGCAGGCCCTGGAGCCGGGCCGCAAGTGGGAGGAGGAGATCGAGGTGGTCTCCGCCACGGCCACCTCGCACAGCCTGGTCTTCCTGGACAAGTTCACCGAGTACCGCATCCAGCTGCTGGCCTTCAATCCCGCCGGCGACGGTCCCCGCTCCGCCCCCATCACGGTGAAGACCCTGCCCGGTGTGCCGAGTGCGCCCCTGAACCTCCGGTTCGCGGACATTACGATGCAGAGTCTGGAGGTGACCTGGGACCCGCCCAAGTTCCTCAACGGCGAGATCCTGGGCTACCTGGTGACCTACGAGACCACGGAGGAGAACGAGA AATTCAGCAAGCAGGTGAAGCAAAAGGTGTCCAACACCACGCTCCGGGTGCAGAACCTCGAGGAGGAGGTCACCTACACCTTCACGGTGCGCGCCCAGACCACGGTGGACTACGGGCCGGGGGTAAGTGAGAACGTGACCACCGGACCCCAGGACGGCTCTCCGGTGGCACCGCGGGACCTCATCCTAACCAAGACGCTGTCCAGCGTGGAGATGCACTGGATCAACGGGCCCTCGGGCCGGGGCCCCATCCTGGGCTACCTGATCGAGGCCAAGAAGCGAG ACGACTCTCGATGGACCAAGATCGAGCAAACCAAGAAGGGAATGATGCAGGACTTCACCGTCAGCTACCACATCCTGATGCCCTCGACGGCCTACACCTTCCGGGTGATCGCCTACAACCGGTACGGCATCTCCTTCCCCGTCTACTCCAAGGACTCGATACTGACGCCCTCAAAGCTGCATTTGGAGTATGGATACCTGCAGCATAAGCCCTTCTATCGGCAGACCTGGTTCATGGTCTCCCTGGCGGCCACTTCCATCGTGATCATCGTAATGGTGATCGCGGTGCTGTGTGTCAAGAGCAAGAGCTACAAGTACAAGC AGGAGGCCCAGAAGACGCTGGAGGAGTCGATGGCCATGTCGATTGACGAGCGCCAGGAACTGGCTTTGGAGCTGTACCGCTCCCGGCACGGCGTCGGCACCGGAACCCTCAACAGCGTGGGCACCTTGAGGAGCGGCACTCTGGGCACCCTGGGCCGGAAGTCCACCCACCGGCCGCCGCCCAACGTCCAGCTGGGCAAGAGCCCGCCGCGCCCGTCGCCCGCCTCCGTGGCCTACCACAGCGACGAGGAGAGCCTGAAGTGCTACGACGAGAATCCCGACGACAGCAGCGTGACGGAGAAGCCCTCGGAGGTCAGCAGCTCGGAGGCGTCCCAG CACTCGGAGAGCGAGAACGAGAGCGTCCGCAGCGATCCCCACTCGTTCGTCAACCACTACGCCAATGTAAACGACTCCCTGCGCCAGTCGTGGAAGAAGACGAAGCCGGTGCGAAACTACTCCAGCTACACCGACTCGGAGCCGGAGGGCAGCGCTGTGATGAGTCTCAATGGTGGCCAGATCATCGTCAATAACATGGCCCGGTCGAGGGCGCCGCTGCCCGGCTTCTCCTCGTTTGTCTGA